Proteins from a genomic interval of Rosa chinensis cultivar Old Blush chromosome 2, RchiOBHm-V2, whole genome shotgun sequence:
- the LOC112188845 gene encoding uncharacterized protein LOC112188845, with the protein MVKIGGIFVCLLIVAMDIGAGILGIEAELEQNKVKQLRLWIFECREPSHPAFKLGLGAAGLLVLAHVIANLLGGCNNCICSQEELQKAPPNRQLSLACLVFTWIILAVGLSMLVIGTWSNHKSRASCGFTHHHFLSIGGILCFVHGLFCVAYYITTTSTD; encoded by the exons ATGGTTAAAATAGGAGGCATCTTTGTCTGTCTCTTGATTGTGGCCATGGACATCGGAGCTGGGATTCTCGGCATCGAAGCTGAACTTGAACAAAACAAG GTGAAACAATTAAGGTTATGGATCTTTGAGTGTAGAGAGCCAAGCCATCCGGCATTCAAGCTAGGGTTAGGTGCAGCAGGACTTCTGGTTCTTGCTCATGTCATTGCTAACTTGCTTGGTGGCTGCAACAATTGCATTTGCTCTCAAGAAGAGCTCCAAAAGGCTCCTCCTAATAGACAACTCTCACTCGCATGCCTCGTCTTCACCTG GATCATTCTGGCCGTTGGATTGTCGATGCTGGTGATAGGGACTTGGTCGAACCACAAGTCAAGAGCTTCATGTGGTTTCACACACCATCATTTTCTTTCCATCGGAGGCATCTTGTGCTTTGTTCATGGCCTGTTTTGTGTGGCATATTACATTACTACCACTTCGACCGACTAA
- the LOC112185031 gene encoding transcription factor bHLH117, giving the protein MEKTEKEILMSLHQESSSKSPEETQATFTGMFPVNLHSILAANTTQPLLPLSLFADNYCSLSAPKTEPPLFHNHHQDQPPQYGAVSAQTSSLIDYYSIFNHLPDLLSLDHSPYKRPRLLDHQTLASSYQLYPTPAESPPSPVVVPRGSSLARKRRQTLSDKMRCLQKLLPWEKKMDNATTLEAAHRYVRFLQAQVAALQAMPIVASDSAGSLPVLTRGVGGGSGEVEVLSTLSRSQMLQVAVNSPVAQMRMSDLGRCVFSVEQLALLNKKSVIRSAMVSASGHYYPTTTTSFIDSSASASTTN; this is encoded by the coding sequence atggagaaaacagAGAAAGAGATCTTGATGTCACTGCATCAGGAGAGCAGCAGCAAGTCGCCGGAGGAAACTCAGGCCACCTTCACCGGCATGTTCCCCGTCAACCTCCATTCCATCCTCGCCGCCAACACCACCCAGCCCTTACTCCCTCTCTCCTTGTTCGCCGATAACTACTGCAGCCTCTCCGCTCCCAAAACCGAACCGCCGCTCTTTCACAACCACCACCAGGACCAGCCACCACAATACGGTGCCGTTTCGGCTCAGACGTCGTCCCTCATCGACTACTACTCCATCTTCAACCACCTCCCGGACCTCCTCTCCCTCGACCACTCTCCCTACAAGCGCCCTCGCCTCCTCGACCACCAAACCCTGGCCTCCTCCTACCAGCTCTACCCGACGCCGGCCGAATCTCCGCCGTCTCCCGTGGTGGTGCCACGTGGAAGCAGCCTGGCCCGGAAGAGGCGGCAGACGCTGAGCGACAAGATGCGGTGCCTGCAGAAGCTGCTGCCgtgggagaagaagatggacaACGCCACCACGCTCGAGGCGGCGCACCGCTACGTCCGGTTCCTCCAGGCTCAGGTCGCCGCCCTCCAGGCCATGCCCATCGTCGCCTCCGACTCGGCCGGCTCCCTCCCGGTCCTGACACGCGGCGTCGGCGGCGGCAGCGGTGAGGTGGAGGTGCTGTCCACGCTGAGCCGGAGCCAGATGCTGCAAGTGGCGGTGAACTCGCCGGTGGCGCAGATGAGGATGTCGGATCTCGGGAGGTGTGTGTTCTCGGTGGAGCAGCTGGCTCTGCTGAACAAGAAGAGCGTCATCAGGTCTGCCATGGTCTCTGCTTCAGGCCATTACTAtcctactactactactagCTTCATTGACTCTTCTGCTTCTGCCTCTACCACTAATTAA
- the LOC112187300 gene encoding histone-lysine N-methyltransferase ATXR3 — protein MGDGGVACMPLQHNIMDRFPIPEKTTLCGGNTNTNATTTTTTTANNGFNSKPVVKKKVMKIKKRIVRKPKAKSNSNVESGKSELGLVKGEKSDTTKEAENSGGAKEAAEKEAENSAAQQVENVENNGEDKKEEVEEGELGTLNGEFVPDKWRRSEVEKEEIGGEKWRRSEVEKGESFSGKWRRGDAEKADIYPEKSRNSEAEFGSWRPPKDEIERGEYIPDRWQKGELARDDYSNRKMPARYDMGGRGRGRGWKFESPSGKYPNDDGFRRKEYSRGGGQHSKSTFRWDSGQERNTRISSKIVDDEGVYKNEYSSEYSNGKYQAKDYSSVNRLKRYGPDSNSSERKHYGDYGDYAGLKSRKLSDESNRSAHSEHYSHRSGERSYRNPSFRPASDKYSSRHYEPTLSSRVVYDRHGRSPGLSERSPRDRSRYYDHLDRSPVRRERSPYDLERSPYGREKSPYGRERSPYGHEKSPYVRDKSPHVRDRSPYVRDKSPYAREKSPYGRERSPYVRDRSPYVLERSPYERSRNYDHRNRSLSPQDRPRYHDRRDHTPNYLERSPRGDRGRASSYRGTGRKSGASDRRNSQYKAHEDKLVQKDPTGTDSNSSAKECQDRSSVLDINGTVETNTNSESHKEEPSQSPNINCKETSHISAAPPEELPSMEEDMDICDTPPHVPVIADSSTGKWFYLDYYGVECGPSKLCELKALVEEGALMSDHMVKHSDSDRWVTVENAVSPLITVNFPSIVSDSITGLVSPPEAPGNLLADIGHTGHYGTQSGSLPGLCADVASEPLEDLHIEERVGALMEGLTVIPGRELEAVGEVLQMSFESAQLEVWGNSEGLSQGHIGEQNDQKTEEPRFSDIKMKEAAEIGLTLPSDKDAFSCGDSGDWFSGRWSCKGGDWKRNEEGVQDRSSRKKLVVNDGFPLCQMSKSGYEDPRWQRKDELYYPSQNRRLDLPTWAFSCPDDANRVSQSKPTVIKGVKGTILPVVKINACVVKDHGSFVSEPRIKARGMERHPSRSARSYSASSDGKRSSGDGDSQMKPVGDRGSKGSSKCVSSIKIPKDRIGTVDDLQLHLGDWYYLDGAGHERGPSSFSELQALVDQGVILKHSSVFRKFDKVWVPVTSAIETSDATKMNKEKNRTSSNFSGQSQSATLAESKTNLSWLQNLHPQFIGYTCGKLHELVMKSYKSREFAAAINEVLDPWINARQPKKELDKHMYWKADGDARSSKRTRLLVDESEEDYDAEEDLQTIEKDDSAFEDLIGNASFFREDSLSYGSEMASWGLLDGHVLARVFHFLRLDMKSLTIASLTCKHWRAAVSFYKDISRQVDLSSLGPNCTDSMIVKIMSGYGKEKINSMVLIGCTNITPHTLEEILGSLPCLSTIDIRGCNQFGELVIKFQNLNWIKSRSSRGTKIHDESNSKLRSLKYISEKSSYVSRSKVLGNDMDDFSELKVYFDSVDKRDSANQSFRGSLYKRSKLFDARRSSSILSRDARMRRLSIKKSENGYKRMEEFVASSLKDIMKENTSDFFVPKVAEIQDRMRNGYYIRRGLSSVKEDISRMCRDAIKAKNRGEAGDINHLNHIINLFIQLATRLEGASKSSDARDELIKSWEDDTFAGVSSASKSKKKLNKTSERKLRSNGSFMNGSVDNGEYASDREIRRRLSKLNKKSMDSESETSDDLDRSSEDSKSNTESTASDTESDLESGSQSQPGQSTADGCLAHDEGSDSVTDDREWGARMTKSSLVPPVTRKYEVIHEYVIVSHEEDVKRKMQVSLPDDYVEKLYSQKNGTEESDMELPEVKDYKPRKMLGDEVLEQEVYGIDPYSHNLLLDSMPEELDWPLLEKHLFIEDVLLRTLNKEVRHFTGTGTTPMIYPLRPVVEDIRKTAEEDSDIRTVRMCQGILKAIDSRPDDKYVAYRKGLGVVCNKEEGFGEEDFVVEFLGEVYPVWKWYEKQDGIRSLQKNSKDPAPEFYNIYLERPKGDADGYDLVVVDAMHKANYASRICHSCRPNCEAKVTAVDGRYQIGIYTVRKIQYGEEITFDYNSVTESKEEYEASVCLCGSQVCRGSYLNLTGEGAFLKVLKDWHGILDRHHLMLEACELNSVSEEDYLDLGRAGLGNCLLGGLPDWVIAYSARLVRFINFERTKLPEVILKHNLEEKRKYFSDICLEVEKSDAEVQAEGVFNQRLQNLAVTLDKVRYVMSSVFGNPKNAPPPLERLSPEEAVGFVWKGEGSVVEELLQSMAPHVEEQLLNDLKSKMLAHDPSSSDDIWKELKRSLLWLRDEVRNLPCTYKSRHDAAADLIHIYAYTRCYVRIREYKSVTSPPVYISPLDLGPNYTNKSGADFQEYCKTYGENYCLGQLFFWYNQSNAEPDCSMARASRGCLSLPDIGSFYAKISKPTRQRVYGPKAVKFMLSRMEKQPQKPWPKDRIWSFNSSPKVLGSPMLDAVVNNSFLDKEMLHWLKHRPAIYQAMWDR, from the exons ATGGGCGATGGAGGAGTCGCATGCATGCCTTTGCAGCATAATATCATGGACAGGTTTCCAATTCCGGAGAAGACTACGCTTTGCGGAGGCAATACTAATACTAatgctactactactactaccacCACCGCTAACAATGGCTTCAATTCCAAGCCGGTTGTTAAGAAGAAGGtaatgaagatcaagaagaggaTTGTCAGGAAGCCCAAGGCAAAAAGCAACAGTAACGTAGAGTCGGGGAAGAGTGAGCTGGGATTGGTTAAAGGTGAGAAGAGTGATACTACTAAGGAAGCAGAGAACAGTGGTGGTGCCAAGGAAGCAGCCGAGAAGGAAGCTGAGAACAGTGCTGCTCAGCAAGTTGAGAACGTCGAAAATAATGGTGAGGATAAGAAGGAGGAAGTGGAAGAGGGTGAATTGGGGACTTTGAATGGTGAATTTGTTCCGGACAAGTGGCGGAGAAGCGAGGTTGAGAAGGAGGAGATTGGGGGTGAGAAATGGAGGAGAAGCGAGGTGGAGAAGGGAGAGTCTTTTTCTGGGAAATGGCGTAGAGGTGATGCAGAGAAGGCAGATATATATCCCGAGAAGAGTAGAAATAGTGAAGCTGAATTCGGCTCGTGGAGACCACCCAAggatgaaattgaaagaggtGAGTATATTCCAGATAGATGGCAAAAAGGAGAGCTGGCCAGAGATGACTACAGTAACCGAAAAATGCCCGCCAGGTACGATATGGGTGGGAGGGGCAGGGGAAGGGGCTGGAAATTTGAGTCCCCTTCTGGCAAGTATCCAAATGATGACGGGTTTAGAAGGAAAGAATATAGTAGAGGTGGGGGTCAGCACAGCAAGAGTACTTTCAGGTGGGATAGTGGCCAGGAGAGGAATACGAGGATCAGTTCCAAAATTGTTGATGATGAGGGTGTCTACAAGAATGAGTACAGCAGTGAGTACAGCAATGGTAAGTATCAAGCAAAGGATTACTCTTCTGTTAATCGGTTGAAGAGGTATGGTCCTGATTCAAATAGTAGTGAGCGGAAGCACTATGGAGATTATGGGGATTATGCGGGTTTAAAAAGTCGCAAGCTTTCTGATGAAAGTAATCGCTCTGCTCACTCTGAGCATTATTCACACCGTTCTGGGGAGAGATCTTAtcgaaatccttcttttagacCAGCATCAGACAAGTACTCTTCCAGGCACTATGAACCTACTTTGTCTTCCAGAGTGGTTTATGACAGGCATGGGCGAAGTCCAGGTCTCTCTGAGCGGTCCCCACGTGACAGGTCCCGGTATTATGATCACCTGGACCGGAGTCCAGTGCGCCGTGAGAGATCTCCATATGATCTAGAGAGGTCCCCTTATGGCCGTGAGAAATCACCATATGGCCGTGAGAGATCTCCATATGGTCATGAGAAATCTCCGTATGTACGTGATAAATCTCCACATGTTCGTGACAGATCTCCATATGTTCGCGACAAGTCTCCATATGCTCGCGAGAAGTCACCATATGGACGTGAAAGATCTCCATATGTTCGTGACAGATCTCCTTATGTTCTGGAGAGATCTCCATACGAACGGAGCCGTAATTATGATCACAGAAACCGCAGTTTGTCTCCACAAGATCGACCTAGGTACCATGATCGCAGGGATCACACCCCAAACTATTTGGAGCGGTCACCACGTGGTGACCGGGGTAGAGCTTCTAGTTATAGAGGTACAGGCCGCAAAAGTGGAGCAAGTGATAGGCGCAACTCCCAATATAAAGCGCACGAAGATAAGCTGGTGCAGAAGGATCCCACGGGAACGGACTCAAATTCCTCTGCCAAAGAATGTCAGGATAGAAGCAGTGTTCTTGACATTAATGGAACTGTGGAGACAAACACCAATTCTGAGTCTCACAAAGAAGAACCgtctcaaagtccaaatatAAATTGCAAAGAAACTTCTCATATTAGTGCAGCCCCTCCTGAAGAGCTGCCTTCTATGGAAGAAGATATGGATATATGCGACACACCACCACATGTCCCAGTGATTGCTGATTCATCCACAGGGAAATGGTTTTACCTTGATTATTATGGTGTGGAATGTGGGCCTTCCAAATTATGTGAGCTTAAAGCACTTGTTGAAGAAGGAGCTCTGATGTCCGATCACATGGTCAAGCACTCAGACAGTGATAGGTGGGTAACTGTTGAAAATGCAGTTTCGCCATTGATTACCGTAAATTTTCCATCCATTGTATCGGACTCGATAACTGGACTAGTAAGCCCTCCAGAAGCTCCTGGCAATCTATTGGCAGATATTGGACATACTGGGCACTATGGTACTCAGAGTGGGAGTTTACCGGGGTTGTGTGCAGATGTTGCTTCTGAGCCTCTAGAAGATTTGCACATTGAAGAAAGGGTTGGGGCTCTGATGGAAGGTTTAACAGTTATTCCTGGCAGGGAACTTGAAGCTGTTGGAG AAGTTCTGCAAATGTCATTTGAATCTGCTCAACTGGAAGTATGGGGAAACAGTGAAG GTCTCTCTCAAGGTCATATCGGTGAACAGAATGATCAGAAAACTGAGGAACCACGATTTTCTGACATTAAAATGAAAGAAGCAGCAGAAATAGGGTTGACTTTACCCTCTGACAAAGATGCTTTTTCTTGTGGTGATTCCGGTGACTGGTTTTCTGGTCGATGGTCATGCAAGGGTGGTGATTGGAAAAGGAACGAAGAAGGTGTGCAAGATAGGTCTTCTAGAAAGAAACTTGTTGTCAATGATGGTTTCCCATTATGCCAGATGTCAAAATCTGGGTATGAAGACCCTCGATGGCAAAGAAAAGATGAACTGTATTATCCTTCACAGAACAGAAGGCTTGATCTACCTACTTGGGCTTTTTCATGTCCAGATGATGCTAATAGAGTGTCTCAAAGTAAGCCAACTGTTATAAAAGGAGTAAAAGGAACTATCCTTCCGGTAGTCAAGATAAATGCATGTGTTGTAAAAGACCACGGTTCATTTGTTTCTGAGCCGCGGATAAAAGCACGAGGAATGGAAAGGCATCCTTCAAGGTCTGCTCGGTCATATTCCGCAAGTAGTGATGGCAAGAGATCATCTGGCGATGGTGATTCTCAAATGAAACCAGTAGGTGACCGAGGCTCAAAGGGATCTTCCAAATGCGTTTCCTCCATTAAAATCCCCAAAGACCGTATTGGCACAGTTGATGACTTGCAATTGCATTTGGGAGACTGGTACTACCTTGATGGTGCTGGGCATGAACGAGGACCTTCATCATTCTCTGAGCTACAGGCCTTAGTTGATCAAGGAGTGATCCTGAAACATAGCAGTGTGTTCCGGAAATTTGATAAAGTCTGGGTTCCAGTTACCTCTGCCATTGAGACTTCTGATGCTACCAAAATGAATAAGGAGAAGAACAGAACCTCAAGTAATTTTTCAGGGCAATCTCAAAGTGCTACACTTGCAGAATCAAAAACAAATTTGAGTTGGTTGCAGAATCTGCACCCTCAGTTCATTGGTTATACATGTGGAAAGCTTCATGAATTGGTGATGAAATCTTATAAAAGTCGGGAGTTTGCTGCAGCCATAAATGAGGTTTTAGATCCATGGATTAATGCAAGGCAGCCAAAAAAAGAGTTGGACAAGCACATGTACTGGAAAGCAG ATGGTGATGCACGTTCTTCTAAAAGAACTCGGTTGCTGGTTGATGAAAGTGAAGAAGACTATGACGCAGAAGAGGACTTGCAAACAATAGAAAAGGATGATTCCGCATTTGAGGATCTAATTGGTAATGCTTCTTTCTTCAGAGAAGACAGCTTGAGTTATGGATCAGAGATGGCAAGCTGGGGTTTATTGGATGGACATGTGCTGGCACGGGTCTTTCATTTTTTAAGATTGGACATGAAATCTCTTACCATTGCTTCTCTGACTTGTAAGCACTGGAGAGCTGCGGTCAGTTTTTACAAGGATATTTCAAGACAGGTAGACTTGTCATCCTTGGGTCCCAACTGCACCGACTCCATGATTGTGAAGATTATG AGTGGTTATGGCAAAGAGAAGATTAATTCTATGGTTCTAATTGGTTGCACAAACATCACTCCCCACACTCTTGAAGAGATTCTTGGTTCACTTCCTTGTCTATCTACCATAGATATTAGGGGTTGCAACCAGTTTGGTGAGTTGGTCATTAAATTTCAGAACCTGAACTGGATTAAGAGCCGAAGCTCACGTGGTACAAAGATACATGATGAATCCAATTCAAAATTAAGGAGTCTGAAATATATCAGTGAGAAATCTTCTTATGTTTCGAGAAGTAAGGTTCTGGGTAATGATATGGATGATTTTAGTGAACTCAAAGTGTACTTTGATAGTGTGGATAAGAGAGACTCAGCTAATCAATCATTCCGGGGAAGTTTATACAAACGTTCAAAACTATTTGATGCTAGACGGTCCTCATCCATTCTATCTAGGGATGCTCGTATGAGGCGGTTGTCCATTAAGAAATCAGAAAATGGTTATAAGAGGATGGAGGAATTTGTTGCTTCAAGTCTGAAGGACATCATGAAGGAGAATACATCTGATTTCTTTGTACCCAAG GTTGCTGAAATTCAAGATAGAATGAGAAATGGGTATTACATTCGCCGAGGATTGAGTTCTGTGAAGGAGGATATCAGTCGAATGTGCAGGGATGCAATTAA AGCAAAGAATCGTGGTGAAGCTGGAGATATTAATCACCTGAATCACATTATTAATTTGTTTATACAACTTGCCACACGTTTGGAAGGGGCTTCCAAGTCTTCTGATGCAAGGGATGAGCTGATCAAGTCGTGGGAAGATGATACATTTGCAGGGGTTTCTTCTGCCTCCAAGAGTAAAAAGAAGCTCAATAAGACGTCTGAAAGGAAGTTGAGGAGTAATGGTTCCTTTATGAATGGTAGTGTGGATAATGGAGAATATGCATCTGATCGAGAAATCAGAAGGCGTTTATCCAAGTTGAATAAAAAATCTATGGATTCAGAAAGTGAAACATCTGATGATCTTGATAGGTCATCTGAAGATAGCAAGAGCAATACCGAGAGTACTGCCTCGGATACAGAAAGTGACTTGGAATCTGGGTCACAGAGTCAACCTGGGCAATCAACAGCAGATGGATGCTTAGCTCATGATGAGGGTTCGGATTCTGTGACTGATGATCGTGAGTGGGGAGCTCGCATGACCAAATCAAGCTTGGTTCCTCCTGTTACGAGAAAATATGAAGTCATTCATGAATATGTTATTGTATCGCATGAAGAGGATGTAAAGCGGAAGATGCAGGTATCTTTGCCGGATGACTATGTTGAGAAGCTTTATTCGCAGAAGAATGGAACTGAGGAGTCTGATATGGAACTTCCTGAAGTCAAGGACTACAAGCCCAGGAAAATGCTTGGAGATGAGGTTCTAGAGCAAGAGGTTTATGGAATTGATCCCTACAGCCATAATCTTTTACTTGATTCCATGCCAGAGGAGTTGGATTGGCCTCTTTTAGAGAAGCATCTGTTTATAGAAGATGTGCTTCTTCGCACCCTGAATAAGGAAGTTAGACACTTTACTGGTACCGGAACTACTCCCATGATCTATCCTTTGCGGCCCGTTGTTGAAGATATTCGGAAAACTGCTGAAGAGGATAGTGATATTCGAACTGTGAGAATGTGCCAGGGTATTTTGAAGGCCATAGACAGTCGCCCTGATGATAAATATGTTGCTTATAGAAAG GGGCTCGGCGTTGTTTGCAACAAAGAAGAAGGTTTTGGAGAAGAAGATTTTGTTGTGGAATTTTTGGGGGAG GTATATCCTGTTTGGAAATGGTATGAGAAGCAAGATGGGATTCGTTCTCTGCAGAAAAACAGTAAAGATCCAGCTCCGGAATTTTACAACATTTATCTTGAAAGGCCCAAG GGTGATGCTGATGGGTATGATTTAGTTGTTGTTGATGCCATGCATAAAGCAAACTATGCAAGTAGAATTTGTCACTCGTGCCGACCTAATTGTGAAGCAAA AGTTACTGCTGTCGATGGTCGTTACCAGATCGGTATCTACACTGTACGTAAAATTCAATATGGTGAAGAGATCACATTTGACTACAACTCTGTTACGGAG AGTAAGGAAGAATATGAAGCATCAGTTTGTTTGTGTGGCAGTCAAGTTTGCCGGGGAAGTTACCTGAATTTGACAGGCGAAGGAGCATTCCTGAAG GTGCTGAAGGATTGGCATGGAATTCTGGATCGTCATCATCTAATGCTGGAAGCTTGCGAGTTAAATTCAGTATCTGAGGAGGATTATCTTGACCTGGGAAGAGCTGGTTTAGGCAATTGTTTGCTTGGTGGGTTGCCAGATTGGGTGATTGCATATTCAGCTCGTTTG GTGAGGTTCATAAACTTCGAAAGAACAAAGCTTCCTGAGGTGATTTTAAAGCACAACTTAGAAGAAAAGAGGAAGTATTTCTCAGATATATGTCTTGAGGTTGAGAAGAGTGACGCGGAGGTTCAG GCTGAGGGTGTGTTCAACCAAAGGCTTCAGAATTTGGCTGTTACTCTTGACAAG GTGAGGTATGTTATGAGCTCCGTATTTGGCAACCCAAAGAATGCTCCACCTCCACTGGAGAGGTTAAGTCCAGAAGAAGCTGTTGGCTTTGTATGGAAGGGAGAAGGATCAGTTGTTGAGGAACTCCTTCAGAGCATGGCTCCTCATGTGGAGGAACAATTGCTAAATGATCTCAAGTCCAAGATGCTTGCTCATGATCCATCGAGTTCAGATGACATTTGGAAAGAACTTAAAAGATCGTTACTATG GTTGAGAGATGAGGTCCGGAATCTTCCATGTACATACAAGTCTCGGCATGACGCTGCTGCTGACTTGATCCATATTTATGCATACACAAGGTGCTACGTTAGAATACGG GAATACAAATCAGTAACTTCACCGCCGGTTTACATTAGTCCACTTGACTTGGGCCCCAACTACACTAACAAATCGGGGGCAGATTTTCAGGAGTATTGCAAGACTTACGGGGAGAATTATTGTTTAGGGCAgctatttttttggtataatcaGTCTAATGCAGAGCCAGATTGTAGTATGGCTAGAGCAAGTAGGGGTTGCTTATCATTACCTGATATCGGTTCCTTCTATGCCAAGATTTCGAAACCTACACGGCAGCGTGTTTATGGTCCAAAGGCTGTCAAATTTATGCTTTCAAGGATG GAGAAGCAGCCCCAAAAACCTTGGCCCAAGGATCGAATATGGTCGTTTAATAGCTCCCCAAAAGTTCTTGGCAGTCCAATGCTAGATGCTGTTGTGAATAACTCTTTCTTGGACAAAGAAATGTTGCATTGGTTAAAGCACAGACCTGCAATATATCAAGCTATGTGGGATCGGTGA